The Coregonus clupeaformis isolate EN_2021a chromosome 20, ASM2061545v1, whole genome shotgun sequence genome contains a region encoding:
- the sec23b gene encoding protein transport protein Sec23B translates to MATYQEFIQQNEDRDGVRFSWNLWPSSRLEATRLVVPVSCLFTPLKERPDLPPVQYEPVLCSRANCKAVLNPLCQVDFRAKIWACNFCFQRNPFPPSYAGISDVNQPAELMPQFSTIEYIVQRGPPTPLIFLYVVDTCLEEEDLQALKESLQMSLSLLPPNALVGLITFGRMVQVHELSCEGIAKSYVFRGTKELSSKQIQEMLGLTNPAASGPQGRPVAPQDPAATCRFLQPVHKVDMNLTDLLGELQRDPWPVPQGKRPLRSTGIALSIAVGLLEGTFPNTGARVMMFTGGPPTQGPGMVVGDELKIPIRSWHDITKDNARHLKKATKYYEALANRAAVNGHSIDIYACALDQTGLLEMKCLSNLTGGHIAMGDSFNTSLFKQTFQRVFSKDYNGEFRMAFGGTLEVKTSRELKVSGAIGPCVSLNAKGPCISENEVGVGGTTQWKICSLSPSTTLAMYFEVVNQHNAPIPQGGRGAVQFVTQYQHSNTQKRIRVTTVARNWADAQSQIQHIESSFDQEASAVIMARLGVFRAESEEGPDVLRWLDRQLIRLCQKFGQFNKDDPTSFKLSESLSLYPQFMFHLRRSPFLQVFNNSPDECSYYRHHFVRQDLTQSLIMIQPILYSYSFHGPPEPVLLDSGSILPDRILLMDTFFQLVIYHGETIAQWRKAGYQEQPEYENFKHLLVAPLDDAQEILQTRFPMPRYIDTEHGGSQARFLLSKVNPSQTHNNLYAWGQETGAPILTDDVSLQVFMDHLKKLAVSSAA, encoded by the exons ATGGCGACATACCAGGAGTTTATCCAACAGAATGAGGATCGGGACGGGGTGCGTTTTAGCTGGAACCTGTGGCCCTCGAGCAGGCTGGAGGCTACCCGGCTGGTAGTGCCTGTCTCCTGCCTCTTCACCCCACTCAAGGAGAGGCCAGACCTGCCACCGGTGCAGTACGAACCGGTCCTCTGTAGCAGGGCCAACTGCAAGGCCGTACTAAACCCGCTATG CCAAGTTGACTTCAGAGCCAAAATATGGGCGTGCAACTTCTGCTTCCAAAGAAACCCA TTCCCCCCATCATACGCCGGCATATCAGACGTTAACCAGCCGGCTGAGCTCATGCCACAGTTCTCAACCATTGAGTACATAGTGCAG CGCGGCCCCCCGACCCCGCTCATATTCCTGTACGTGGTGGacacgtgtttggaggaggaggacctgCAGGCCCTGAAGGAGTCCCTGCAGATGTCCCTGTCCCTGCTGCCCCCCAACGCCCTGGTGGGCCTCATCACCTTCGGACGCATGGTGCAGGTCCATGAGCTGAGCTGCGAGGGCATTGCAAAGAGCTATGTGTTCAGAGGAACCAAGGAGCTTTCCTCCAAACAGATCCAG GAGATGCTAGGCCTGACCAATCCAGCAGCATCAGGGCCTCAGGGTCGTCCCGTGGCCCCTCAGGATCCAGCCGCCACCTGTAGGTTCCTGCAGCCGGTCCATAAGGTAGACATGAACCTGACAGACCTGTTGGGAGAGCTGCAGAGAGACCCCTGGCCTGTACCACAGGGGAAGAGACCACTGCGGTCTACTGGGATAGCACTGTCCATCGCTGTGGGCCTGCTGGAG GGTACGTTCCCCAACACAGGGGCCCGTGTGATGATGTTCACGGGCGGACCCCCCACCCAGGGCCCCGGTATGGTGGTGGGAGACGAACTCAAGATCCCCATCCGCTCCTGGCATGACATCACCAAGGACAACGCACGCCATCTGAAGAAAGCCACCAAG TACTACGAAGCTTTGGCGAACCGTGCGGCAGTGAACGGCCACAGTATTGACATCTACGCCTGTGCCCTGGATCAGACCGGGCTGCTGGAGATGAAATGTTTATCCAACCTCACTGG AGGTCACATAGCGATGGGCGACTCCTTCAACACCTCTTTGTTCAAGCAGACCTTCCAGAGGGTCTTCAGTAAGGACTACAACGGAGAGTTCCGCATGGCCTTCGGCGGCACGCTGGAAGTCAAGACGTCCAGGGAGCTGAAGGTATCAGGGGCCATCGGGCCCTGTGTCTCCCTCAACGCTAAGGGACCTTGTATATCAGAGAAC GAGGTGGGGGTTGGAGGAACAACCCAGTGGAAAATCTGCAGTCTCAGTCCCTCCACTACGTTGGCCATGTACTTCGAGGTCGTCAATCAG CACAACGCCCCCATCCCTCAGGGTGGTAGAGGAGCGGTCCAGTTTGTCACCCAGTACCAACACTCCAACACCCAGAAGAGGATCAGGGTCACCACCGTCGCCAGGAA TTGGGCCGACGCCCAGTCCCAAATCCAGCACATCGAGTCGTCCTTCGACCAGGAGGCGTCTGCAGTCATCATGGCCAGGCTGGGCGTGTTCAGGGCCGAGTCGGAGGAGGGGCCGGACGTCCTGCGCTGGCTGGACAGACAGCTCATTCGCCTG TGTCAGAAATTCGGTCAGTTCAACAAAGATGACCCCACCTCCTTCAAGCTCTCGGAGTCCCTCTCACTCTACCCACAG tTTATGTTCCACCTGCGGCGGTCGCCGTTCCTGCAGGTGTTCAACAACAGTCCAGATGAATGCTCCTACTACAGACACCATTTTGTCCGCCAGGACCTGACGCAGTCTCTCATTATGATCCAACCAATCCTTTACTCCTACTCTTTCCACGGACCACCAGAG CCTGTTCTCCTGGACAGTGGCAGTATTCTCCCAGACCGGATCCTCCTCATGGACACCTTCTTCCAGCTGGTCATCTACCATGGAGAG aCCATCGCCCAGTGGCGAAAGGCGGGTTACCAGGAGCAGCCGGAGTACGAGAACTTCAAACATCTACTGGTAGCACCCCTGGATGACGCCCAGGAGATCCTGCAGACCCGCTTCCCCATGCCCCGGTACATCGACACAGAGCACGGAGGGTCCCAGGCCCGCTTCCTCCTGTCCAAGGTCAACCCCTCCCAGACACACAACAACCTCTACGCCTGGGGACAG GAGACCGGAGCCCCCATCCTCACAGACGACGTCAGTCTACAGGTCTTCATGGACCACTTGAAGAAGCTGGCCGTGTCGAGCGCCGCTTAA